From Citricoccus sp. SGAir0253, a single genomic window includes:
- a CDS encoding A/G-specific adenine glycosylase encodes MPDARSAPSPEGITATLHRRVNGWFAAHGRDLPWRDPACTPWGILVSEIMLQQTPVVRVLPVWTAWMERWPTPADLAREPAAEVIRAWGRLGYPRRALRLQAAAAAIAESPGGLVPADHGQLLALPGVGAYTAAAVACFAFGQPEVVVDTNIRRVHARLVSGRALPEKSLTAAEMALARDLMPADRDEACRWNAAVMELGALVCTARSPRCGECPVADLCAWRAAGMPEPHYRPTGQAWAGTDRQVRGAIMALLREEGPVPVAALPRRTQESGRLGSHRPEDAQLDRCVAGLLADGLAVRHDDGPEPTLSLPG; translated from the coding sequence ATGCCTGATGCCCGGTCCGCGCCCTCCCCGGAGGGGATCACGGCCACCCTGCACCGGCGCGTCAACGGCTGGTTCGCCGCCCACGGCCGGGACCTGCCGTGGCGGGACCCGGCGTGCACCCCCTGGGGGATCCTGGTCAGCGAGATCATGCTCCAGCAGACCCCCGTGGTCCGGGTCCTGCCCGTGTGGACTGCCTGGATGGAACGCTGGCCCACCCCGGCGGACCTCGCACGCGAACCGGCCGCGGAGGTCATCCGGGCGTGGGGCCGCCTGGGCTACCCCCGGCGCGCCCTGCGCCTGCAGGCCGCGGCGGCGGCCATCGCCGAGTCCCCGGGCGGGCTCGTCCCCGCCGACCACGGGCAACTGCTGGCGCTGCCGGGCGTCGGCGCCTACACGGCGGCCGCCGTGGCGTGCTTCGCCTTCGGCCAGCCGGAGGTCGTGGTGGACACCAACATCCGTCGCGTCCACGCCCGGCTCGTCTCCGGCCGGGCCCTGCCGGAGAAGTCGCTGACCGCCGCCGAGATGGCCCTGGCCCGGGACCTCATGCCGGCGGACCGGGACGAGGCGTGCCGCTGGAACGCGGCCGTGATGGAGCTGGGCGCCCTGGTGTGCACGGCCCGCTCCCCGCGCTGCGGGGAGTGCCCCGTGGCGGACCTGTGCGCCTGGCGCGCCGCCGGCATGCCCGAGCCGCACTACCGCCCCACCGGGCAGGCCTGGGCCGGCACGGACCGGCAGGTGCGCGGCGCCATCATGGCCCTGCTCCGGGAGGAGGGCCCGGTCCCCGTGGCGGCCCTGCCGCGGCGCACACAGGAGTCCGGGCGCCTGGGCTCGCACCGTCCCGAGGACGCCCAGCTGGACCGCTGTGTGGCGGGGCTGCTCGCGGACGGGCTCGCGGTCCGTCACGACGACGGCCCGGAGCCCACGCTCAGCCTTCCGGGCTGA
- a CDS encoding phosphate ABC transporter substrate-binding protein PstS, protein MKALRFGRSAAVLSVAALALTACGGNGGSSESPAAEGGSGSAPAEVQGTLIGGGASSQESAMTAWTNGVTEVQSGLTVQYDPVGSGSGREGFLAGQYSFAGSDAAMDEEEMTQAQDVCGPEGVFHVPAYISPVAVAYNLEGVDENIKMDAETIAKVFTGEITTWNDPAIAEQNEGVELPDTPITVVHRADDSGTTENFTEYLAAAAPEAWTYDVVETWPSEITAESAQQTSGVVSLTQSTDGAITYADASQIGELGTVDVKVGEEYVPYSSEAAAAAVEKAEPAEAGAVELDRKTTEAGVYPIVLVSYHIYCNQYQDQETADMAKAFGEYVVSEEGQAAAEESAGSAPISDKTREAALEDIQAISVQG, encoded by the coding sequence GTGAAGGCTCTCCGCTTCGGCCGCTCCGCTGCCGTCCTGTCCGTCGCCGCCCTCGCCCTGACCGCCTGCGGCGGCAACGGCGGCTCCTCCGAGTCCCCCGCGGCCGAGGGCGGCTCCGGCTCGGCCCCCGCCGAGGTGCAGGGCACCCTGATCGGTGGTGGCGCCTCCTCGCAGGAGTCGGCCATGACCGCGTGGACCAACGGCGTGACCGAGGTCCAGTCGGGCCTGACCGTCCAGTACGACCCGGTGGGCTCCGGCTCCGGCCGCGAGGGCTTCCTGGCCGGCCAGTACTCCTTCGCCGGCTCCGACGCCGCGATGGACGAGGAGGAGATGACCCAGGCCCAGGACGTCTGCGGCCCGGAGGGCGTCTTCCACGTCCCGGCCTACATCTCCCCGGTCGCCGTGGCCTACAACCTCGAGGGCGTCGACGAGAACATCAAGATGGACGCCGAGACCATCGCCAAGGTCTTCACCGGCGAGATCACCACCTGGAACGACCCGGCCATCGCCGAGCAGAACGAGGGCGTCGAGCTGCCGGACACCCCGATCACCGTGGTGCACCGCGCCGACGACTCGGGCACCACCGAGAACTTCACCGAGTACCTCGCCGCCGCCGCCCCCGAGGCCTGGACCTACGACGTCGTCGAGACCTGGCCCTCCGAGATCACCGCCGAGTCCGCCCAGCAGACCTCCGGTGTCGTCTCCCTGACCCAGTCCACCGACGGCGCCATCACCTACGCCGACGCCTCCCAGATCGGCGAGCTCGGCACCGTGGACGTCAAGGTCGGCGAGGAGTACGTGCCCTACTCCTCCGAGGCCGCCGCCGCCGCCGTCGAGAAGGCGGAGCCGGCCGAGGCCGGGGCCGTCGAGCTCGACCGCAAGACCACCGAGGCCGGCGTCTACCCGATCGTGCTCGTCTCCTACCACATCTACTGCAACCAGTACCAGGACCAGGAGACCGCCGACATGGCCAAGGCCTTCGGCGAGTACGTGGTCTCCGAGGAGGGCCAGGCCGCCGCCGAGGAGTCCGCCGGCAGCGCCCCGATCTCCGACAAGACCCGCGAGGCCGCCCTGGAGGACATCCAGGCCATCTCGGTCCAGGGCTGA
- a CDS encoding aromatic acid exporter family protein, translating to MHETASRAARSPALREAWSRTRSFGRRRVRAGAARVRSSVVPAALSAVCAVLAYVFAEFVLGHEDPLFAATASLIALGFNRDPKVRKVVEVAAGCTLGILIGDLMQHALGQGYWQAVLVVFTSIMVARFLDSGAAFTLQMSLQSILVVLLPAGQGGPFTRSQDAVVGGLIALLVTLLYPKNLQKDAATGLRDLHATMTRTLRDCSEALRGGDSRTAWMALVACRGTQAAVDNLQKDIRNAREVATFSPTQRRARPQLESTAHAVEKSDLAVRSLRIVARRVISVIDNDSLDEEGVQRLADWFDEAADAVAILGRSLGEPGARGRHRSLSVARDALGGAAARLDPADLGATSLHGEALVMLLRPMMVDLLEATGATHEEAVSYLPRL from the coding sequence ATGCACGAGACCGCCTCCCGGGCCGCCCGGTCCCCCGCCCTGCGGGAGGCGTGGTCACGCACGCGGTCCTTCGGCCGCCGGCGCGTGCGGGCCGGGGCGGCCCGGGTGCGCTCGAGCGTGGTGCCGGCCGCCCTCAGCGCCGTCTGCGCCGTGCTCGCCTACGTCTTCGCCGAGTTCGTCCTGGGCCACGAGGACCCGCTCTTCGCGGCCACCGCCTCGCTCATCGCCCTGGGGTTCAACCGCGACCCCAAGGTGCGCAAGGTCGTCGAGGTGGCGGCGGGCTGCACGCTGGGGATCCTCATCGGCGACCTGATGCAGCACGCGCTGGGCCAGGGCTACTGGCAGGCCGTGCTGGTGGTCTTCACGTCCATCATGGTGGCCCGCTTCCTGGACTCCGGCGCCGCCTTCACCCTGCAGATGAGCCTGCAGTCCATCCTCGTCGTCCTGCTGCCCGCCGGGCAGGGCGGGCCGTTCACGCGCAGCCAGGACGCCGTCGTCGGGGGCCTCATCGCCCTGCTCGTCACGCTGCTGTACCCCAAGAACCTGCAGAAGGACGCGGCCACCGGGCTGCGGGACCTGCACGCGACCATGACCCGCACCCTGCGGGACTGCTCGGAGGCGCTGCGCGGCGGGGACTCGCGCACCGCGTGGATGGCGCTCGTGGCCTGCCGGGGGACGCAGGCGGCGGTGGACAACCTGCAGAAGGACATCCGCAACGCCCGCGAGGTGGCCACCTTCTCCCCCACCCAGCGCCGCGCCCGGCCCCAGCTGGAGTCCACCGCGCACGCCGTGGAGAAGTCGGACCTGGCGGTGCGCAGCCTGCGCATCGTGGCCCGGCGGGTGATCAGCGTCATCGACAACGACTCCCTGGACGAGGAGGGCGTCCAGCGGCTCGCGGACTGGTTCGACGAGGCGGCGGACGCCGTCGCGATCCTGGGCCGCTCGCTCGGCGAGCCCGGCGCCCGGGGGCGGCACCGGTCCCTGTCCGTGGCGCGCGACGCCCTGGGCGGCGCCGCCGCGCGGCTGGACCCGGCCGACCTCGGCGCGACCTCGCTGCACGGCGAGGCCCTCGTGATGCTGCTGCGGCCCATGATGGTCGACCTGCTCGAGGCCACCGGGGCCACGCACGAGGAGGCCGTGTCCTACCTCCCGCGGCTCTGA
- the radA gene encoding DNA repair protein RadA, whose translation MATKTAKRANPGYRCSECGWTTAKWVGRCGECQAWGTVVETGADATAGRTPAATVAVPAVPIGDVDASQARFHTTGVSELDRVLGGGLVPGAVVLMAGEPGIGKSTLLLDVAAKVARHRRPEGATRTVLYVTGEESAAQVRLRADRIGAVADTLFLAAETDLGRVLGQIEKADPDLLVVDSVQTLQSQSVEGTAGGVTQVREVAASLITEAKNRNMTTVLVGHVTKDGSIAGPRLLEHLVDVVCQFEGERHSRLRLVRAVKNRFGPTDEVGCFDLGDSGILSLEDPSGLFLSGTKTAVEGTCVTVTLEGRRPLVAEVQSLLTPSGQGAARRTVSGLDSARITMILAILQRRAGFPLTDDDCYVATVGGVRLTEPASDLAAALAIASAKVKAPVPSGMIAFGELGLAGEVRPVPGIGRRIREAARLGFRRAVVPVSPEPLGELPENVTVSEVATLEEALKTMRHWVGG comes from the coding sequence ATGGCAACGAAGACCGCGAAGCGCGCGAACCCCGGCTACCGCTGCAGCGAGTGCGGCTGGACCACGGCCAAGTGGGTCGGCCGGTGCGGGGAGTGCCAGGCCTGGGGCACCGTGGTGGAGACCGGTGCGGACGCCACCGCCGGGCGCACCCCGGCCGCGACCGTGGCCGTGCCCGCCGTGCCCATCGGGGACGTGGACGCCTCCCAGGCGCGCTTCCACACCACCGGGGTGTCCGAGCTGGACCGCGTCCTCGGCGGCGGGCTGGTCCCGGGCGCCGTCGTGCTGATGGCCGGCGAACCGGGCATCGGCAAGTCCACCCTCCTGCTGGACGTGGCCGCCAAGGTGGCCCGGCACCGCCGGCCGGAGGGCGCCACCCGGACCGTGCTGTACGTGACCGGGGAGGAGTCCGCCGCCCAGGTGCGCCTGCGCGCGGACCGCATCGGTGCCGTCGCGGACACGCTGTTCCTCGCGGCCGAGACGGACCTCGGCCGCGTGCTGGGCCAGATCGAGAAGGCGGACCCGGACCTGCTCGTCGTGGACTCCGTGCAGACCCTGCAGTCGCAGTCCGTGGAGGGCACCGCCGGGGGCGTCACCCAGGTGCGCGAGGTGGCGGCCAGCCTCATCACCGAGGCGAAGAACCGCAACATGACCACCGTGCTGGTGGGGCACGTGACCAAGGACGGCTCGATCGCCGGCCCGCGGCTGCTCGAGCACCTCGTGGACGTGGTCTGCCAGTTCGAGGGCGAGCGCCACTCGCGCCTGCGGCTCGTGCGCGCCGTGAAGAACCGCTTCGGCCCCACGGACGAGGTCGGCTGCTTCGACCTGGGCGACTCGGGCATCCTGTCCCTCGAGGACCCCTCCGGGCTCTTCCTCTCGGGCACGAAGACCGCCGTGGAGGGCACGTGCGTGACGGTCACCCTGGAGGGCCGGCGCCCCCTCGTGGCGGAGGTGCAGTCCCTGCTGACGCCCTCGGGCCAGGGCGCCGCCCGGCGCACCGTGAGCGGCCTGGACTCCGCCCGGATCACCATGATCTTGGCCATCCTGCAGCGGCGGGCCGGCTTCCCGCTGACGGACGACGACTGCTACGTGGCCACCGTGGGCGGCGTGCGGCTGACCGAGCCCGCCTCGGACCTCGCGGCGGCCCTGGCGATCGCGAGCGCCAAGGTCAAGGCGCCGGTCCCCTCGGGCATGATCGCCTTCGGGGAGCTCGGGCTCGCCGGGGAGGTGCGCCCCGTGCCGGGCATCGGCCGGCGGATCCGCGAGGCCGCGCGCCTGGGCTTCCGCCGGGCGGTCGTGCCGGTCTCGCCGGAGCCGCTCGGCGAGCTGCCGGAGAACGTCACCGTCTCCGAGGTGGCCACCCTCGAGGAGGCGCTCAAGACCATGCGCCACTGGGTCGGGGGCTGA